Proteins encoded within one genomic window of Clupea harengus chromosome 10, Ch_v2.0.2, whole genome shotgun sequence:
- the bloc1s2 gene encoding biogenesis of lysosome-related organelles complex 1 subunit 2, translating to MAATGEEAAAMDSISTAPIPPSALNLKTDPDSRSENANVEGVTENQPPVSKKSSSNNDGSVETAEEAVEPAEPDIDELCTDMFDKMAVFLQGELTATCEDYKLLENMNKLTSLKYMEMKDISINISRNLQDLNQKYASLQPYLDQINQIEEQVTALEQAAYKMDTYSKKLEAKFKKLEKR from the exons ATGGCCGCCACGGGAGAAGAGGCAGCTGCGATGGATAGCATATCCACAGCCCCGATTCCTCCATCTGCATTGAATTTAAAAACGGATCCAGATTCTCGTTCAGAAAATGCAAACGTTGAAGGTGTCACTGAAAATCAGCCTCCTGTCTCCAAAaagagcagcagcaaca ATGATGGGAGTGTGGAAACTGCAGAGGAAGCTGTGGAACCAGCAGAGCCTGACATCGACGAGCTCTGCACAGATATGTTTGATAAAATGGCCGTCTTTCTACAAGGCGAGCTAACAG CTACCTGTGAGGATTACAAACTCTTGGAAAACATGAACAAACTCACCAGCTTGAAGTACATGGAGATGAAAGACATATCGATAAACATCAGCCGCAACCTGCAGGATCTCAATCAGAAAT ATGCCAGCTTGCAACCCTATCTCGACCAGATCAACCAGATCGAGGAACAAGTGACGGCGCTTGAACAGGCAGCCTACAAAATGGACACCTACTCCAAAAAGCTAG AGGCAAAGTTCAAAAAGCTGGAGAAGCGTtga